DNA from Triticum aestivum cultivar Chinese Spring chromosome 7D, IWGSC CS RefSeq v2.1, whole genome shotgun sequence:
TGTCCGTGACGTCGGCCCGCTCTGCTGCTCGTGGTAGTAATTTAAGCTAGATCCTCCATTACTCTCTTCAGCAATTTTCCGTTCCCTTTAGTTTATTCTTGTACGGCCGTCTTAAATTGTGTAGCAATTTCACTAGTCCATGTCGCCCAGAGCTGGCGTTTCGTCAAATTTCTGCTTACTACTTACCTCTGTACTTGGTAGTGAGCAGGAGGAGCATGAGGCCCAAGTCCCTGAGCGTGAGGTGTGAGCAGGGGTCCAAGGGCGGCCCCGGGCTGGACGTGTGGCTCAGCCGCGGCGCCATGCTCGCCTTCTTCGGGGCGGTCGGCGTGGAGCTCACCACCGGCAAAGGGGTGCTTCAGGTTCAGCAGCTCGCGTGCCTGCTCTCTTTCCCTGTTTGATGGTCAAAAACGGAAGCGTGACTAGCGTTGCTTTGCTTCTCTGCAGAACGTAGGGCTGATGGCGCCGCTGCCGGCGTTGGCGCTGGGGCTCACCGGAGTGGTCGGGGTCGTCACCGCATTTATCATCTTCCAGTCGGGATCGTCGGATTGATCAATCGCTCCATGTTAATTTGCGCTGATGTGAGGAAGGAAAAAAAAAATCTCGAGTTGTCTTTCTTGCTTCCCGAAGGCGTCTATCAATTACTCTCGTTCAGTGGCAGGCATGGCACATTTTGTATTAGCATCTAGCGTATTAAGTGTTACTATAACTTAATAATCGCC
Protein-coding regions in this window:
- the LOC123167357 gene encoding stress enhanced protein 1, chloroplastic isoform X2 — its product is MAQLLPLSSAAPSFRLAATPGNGVPRLSVTSARSAALSRRSMRPKSLSVRCEQGSKGGPGLDVWLSRGAMLAFFGAVGVELTTGKGVLQNVGLMAPLPALALGLTGVVGVVTAFIIFQSGSSD
- the LOC123167357 gene encoding stress enhanced protein 1, chloroplastic isoform X1, with translation MAQLLPLSSAAPSFRLAATPGNGVPRLSVTSARSAARVSRRSMRPKSLSVRCEQGSKGGPGLDVWLSRGAMLAFFGAVGVELTTGKGVLQNVGLMAPLPALALGLTGVVGVVTAFIIFQSGSSD